From Kwoniella pini CBS 10737 chromosome 5, complete sequence:
aatcatcattatccATCTTGAACGCCTATACCATTCTTTAAATACTCTAAGACCTAACCAATATCGTCTAAGAGATAAAACTTCACTTTGTTGAACGGGAGTGAGTTCTTGCCAAGAAACTTCACTAGCTGGAGGTAAAGGAGGCATAAAAAAATGACCTTTCTTTAACCAATGTAAAGCATGACgtttatcttttgaaaattgtCTAACATTTTTAGGTGATAATCCATCTTTCTCAAAACCTCCTCTCCTAAATCCTGAATGAGGAAAAGGTACAGGATAAGCAATTTGACCTTTATCATTCTCCATACCTCCTGCATCATTATAATCTGAATCTTGATCATAAAAACTTTCAGCATCTTTTGTACTTAAGataattcctttttcatcttcacaCCACATTTTCCAAAATTCCTTTGATTCTTCGCTTACTTTAGGTTCAACAACATCTGTTTCTAACCATTTACCAGCTCGAGCCATTTTGAAAGCTGCTAATGTACCAATAGGGAAGAATGAAATGAGAATTCGTGAAAAGGCAGTTGCAGCTGTCAAAATTGATGTGCCCTAAATATACACAGCAATTTGTTTGATCAATTTAGCATACAATTGACAAACAATTATTGTGTGGGGACTCACCTTTAAAATGGCTATTGAAGCGGGCAAGAGAGGTATTGCATCTCTACGTTGAGAAGCATGAAATGATCGTCTTTGTCCATGTATGCgtattgatgaaggtaCAGCGGAGGTGTGACGACTAGCCCAAGCATTGAGATTCGAAGCTGAGTACGTATTGTACCCTTCTTCGTCAAAAGCACGTCCTTTACCTTTGACATCTATCGTATGGCTAAGACGATGAGAGATATATGGACGtttcgaagatgaagctttCGGCGAGGGTATTCTTACCGGGAATGAGGTGACATAAGAGGCGGTGCGGACACTGGGGTACAATGTGAACAATGCGTTGGTTGAAGGAGACATCCGTGAGAATATGACACGTTTAGCGATGAACATCTTGAATCAATTGTCCTCCCATTAAGGAAATCGTTCGCcaagagatgaaatttgAAGTAGAGGAGAGAGAAGAGGTATAATCAGATAAGATTGACAGGAAGATCACAGGATGAAAGGGTGATACCAGAATGAAcaaaaattataataacGTGGATGTGAAGTTTGAAGATAACGGATACAGGCCGCGCTTACGACGGAAGTGTCATGTTGAGTTAAATGGTTGATTCGGCAAACCCCAGGCACGATCACTTAGCACTAAAAATAAGCCGATACGAGTACTCGGCATTACAACTTAATTGTAATTCAATTAcaaaaagataattcaCTTTTTGTCTAACATCGTAATCACAAGAAGTTGGAGCCCCACAATATGAATAAATACACGACGTCATATGCTATTTTGGTGAGATACGCTGTCAGGTTCACTGGAATCATATCTCATTTACAAATTAAAATTCGTTGGAGACTTCAGTTGATCAATTAACTTTCAAAATCTTGAGTTTACTGTACTTATATCCTATTCGTTATATATCCAAGATGGCATCGAAACAACATGCTCATTTGCTCTCATTAGTGAGAAGCATGATACCGCCATTATCACCGAAATTACACAAGGGTCAAGCTGGTAAGTGGGGTTTTCGATTTAGAAAATGTAATATCCGCTAAGATGTTTCATAGGCCGAATTGGTGTTCTCGGTGGATCAGGAGAGTAAGTCAGATCAGCTCTTCTATCGTATCTATTTACTCATTCCTTTGAATGACTTTGTGAATAGTTACTCCGGTGCACCATATTTCTCCTCGATGGGAGCTATGCGATTTGGAGCCGATTTAGCTCATGTGATTTGCGAGCCTGGAGCTGGAGCTGTCATCAAAACATAGTAGGTATttataatgattttcaatagCTATACCCTTGTAAACTTCACCCTGATTCGTCTTTATTTTCGTGCTCTGTAGCTCGCCAGATTTGATCGTACATGGCATATTAGATGAATCGAAATCAATggaagaaatcaaagaagagCTTAAAGGTATACTAGCTAGACTTgtgaatgattttgattgatgatttccCAGATATGTGCTGAATGATTGTCTGAATAGCATGTTCTGATTGTAGGACCAGGATTAGGCCGCTCGCAACATATGCAAAATTGCGCTAAAGTCGCTTTTGAGATCGCTAAAGAGAATGACCAAATGGGTGTTGTCGTAGATGCGGATGGATTGTGGCTCGTACAGGTTGGTCAGATTCGCCGGTCTCATAAAAAGGGATTCagattaattgaaatacTGCGATGTCGATAGAATGAACCACAAGTAGTGATGGATTGGCCTGGTGTACCTCGTATAATCCTTACTCCAAACGTAATGGAATTTAAACGACTCTGCGAGAAGTCGGTACGTCATACAAATCGATTTCATCGTTATCCTGGTATTCAAGTCTGACATTCTAAATCACTTTAGCAAATTGACCCATCCTCATCGCCTGAAACGCTGTGTCCTAAATTAGCTTCAGCTTTAGGAAACGTTACTATAATCCAAAAAGGATCTACAGATATTATTTCCAACGGTCTCCAGATCCCTTCCGCTCTACGACTCGAAGGTTCAGATGAGAAACAAGGTGGACAAGGCGATATACTTGAAAGCGATACGGAAGGAGGTTTGAAAAGAGTTGGTGGACAAGGTGATATACTTAGTGGAAGTACTGGTGTATTGATGGCATGGGGAAGTGAATGGGTACGAGGATCGTATAAGTGAGCATCAATTTTTTCGTTTTTGTCATGCTTCGTTTTAGAAATAATactaattttgatcattataTTAGACATGTCGGACATCCTCCACCATCAGATAAGGGTATAGCAGAGAATATTCCCTTATTAGCTGCTTATGGTGCATCAACATTCAACAGGACAGTCTCTAAAAGAGGATTCGAAAAGAGAGGTAGAAGTATGGTGACAGGAGATTTGGTGGAATTAGTTGGACCTGTTTACGAGGAATTGTTCGGTACACCAGGCGaacaagaaggaaaaggaaaattgTGAATGGAAGATTATTAGATCATGAAATATTAGTTTAGATAGATTCATAATGATTACAATGTAGCTTTTTCGTTCGAACATTAAGCAATCTAATACATTTCTAAACTCTAGAATAAAAGGGAAGCATTAGCTGGGGAATTTGACGAACAAGGAAGAGATAATTTGAAGGGAAATTCATATTTACTCACCATTCCGTCATTAATTTCGTAATCTTGTAACGAGACATGATCCTTAAAATTCGTATACCatttctttaattgaattttttgtGCAGTTGTACCAGTTTGAGCAGCTATTAACTTCTTTAAATCTCCTACTGTGTCTGTTGCTAAACATTTGACACGAACTTAATTTGTTATTGAAAAcattcatcagcttttgaAAATCCTAGCTTATAATCaagtaaaattgaatgaaattatcCGCTCACCTTTTCTACCCATTCGATCGTTCGCTATTACCTCTATGAAA
This genomic window contains:
- a CDS encoding ATP-dependent (S)-NAD(P)H-hydrate dehydratase gives rise to the protein MASKQHAHLLSLVRSMIPPLSPKLHKGQAGRIGVLGGSGDYSGAPYFSSMGAMRFGADLAHVICEPGAGAVIKTYSPDLIVHGILDESKSMEEIKEELKGILARLHVLIVGPGLGRSQHMQNCAKVAFEIAKENDQMGVVVDADGLWLVQNEPQVVMDWPGVPRIILTPNVMEFKRLCEKSQIDPSSSPETLCPKLASALGNVTIIQKGSTDIISNGLQIPSALRLEGSDEKQGGQGDILESDTEGGLKRVGGQGDILSGSTGVLMAWGSEWVRGSYKHVGHPPPSDKGIAENIPLLAAYGASTFNRTVSKRGFEKRGRSMVTGDLVELVGPVYEELFGTPGEQEGKGKL